The following coding sequences lie in one Pseudarthrobacter phenanthrenivorans Sphe3 genomic window:
- a CDS encoding IS3 family transposase, whose protein sequence is MYRVVQEKNVDFPVAWMCRQLGLPRATYYRWLDAAETPTALRRRELTDQVKTVFDSSDGIFGHRMVHTKLAAAGIEVSVGTVAGIMAENGWVAKRMRAFKRTTIPSDPDKVFADLIGRDFTAEAPGTRLVGDITYLRTDEGWLYLATVIDLCTRMVVGWAMAEHMRASLVTGALTMARDRGHLSPNAIFHSDHGTQYTSREMGAWCAGNNIRQSMGATGVCWDNAVAESLFSSLKNEFYHHHSFTTRQDARLATMRYIEVFYNRWRPHTNNEGLPPATAMANFTTRNQQLPAAA, encoded by the coding sequence TTGTACCGAGTTGTTCAGGAGAAGAACGTCGACTTCCCGGTGGCCTGGATGTGCCGTCAGCTTGGTCTCCCACGGGCCACGTATTACCGGTGGCTGGACGCCGCAGAAACCCCGACCGCGCTCCGTCGCCGGGAGCTGACCGATCAGGTGAAGACCGTCTTCGATTCCTCCGACGGGATCTTCGGCCACCGCATGGTCCACACCAAATTGGCCGCCGCCGGCATCGAGGTTTCAGTGGGTACCGTGGCCGGGATTATGGCCGAGAACGGGTGGGTCGCCAAGCGGATGCGCGCCTTCAAGCGCACCACCATCCCCTCAGATCCGGACAAGGTCTTCGCGGACCTCATCGGCCGGGACTTCACAGCAGAAGCACCCGGAACGCGCCTGGTCGGAGACATCACCTACCTGCGCACTGACGAGGGATGGCTCTACCTGGCCACCGTCATCGACCTGTGCACCCGCATGGTCGTCGGCTGGGCTATGGCTGAACACATGCGCGCTTCGCTGGTCACCGGGGCCCTGACGATGGCCAGAGACCGCGGCCATTTGAGTCCCAACGCGATTTTCCACAGTGATCATGGAACGCAGTACACGTCACGCGAAATGGGCGCCTGGTGCGCCGGGAATAACATCCGCCAATCCATGGGCGCCACCGGGGTGTGCTGGGATAATGCCGTGGCGGAATCGCTGTTCTCATCGCTGAAAAACGAGTTTTACCATCACCACAGCTTCACCACCCGCCAGGACGCCAGACTGGCCACTATGCGCTACATCGAAGTGTTCTACAACCGCTGGCGGCCTCACACCAACAACGAAGGCCTGCCGCCGGCGACGGCTATGGCCAACTTCACAACCAGAAACCAACAGCTTCCCGCTGCTGCCTGA